From a region of the Tamandua tetradactyla isolate mTamTet1 chromosome 10, mTamTet1.pri, whole genome shotgun sequence genome:
- the LOC143647662 gene encoding olfactory receptor 5K1-like: MTEVNDSMTTEFILTGFTDRPELKSLLFVIFFAMYLITMVGNLGLVSLIYMERRLHTPMYIFLGNLALMDACCSCAITPKMLGNFFSEDRMISLYECMAQFYFLCLAETTDCFLLAAMAYDRYVAICSPLQYHTRMSKKLCIQMLTGAYIAGNLHSMIHVGLLFRLTFCGSHQINHFFCDIFPLCSLSCVDPFINELMVLIFVGSIQIFTITIIVITYLFILYTIFKLKSKQGRGKALSTCASHFLSVSIFYGSVFFVYGQPSSVKEEDKDIVVAIFYTLVVPLLNPFIYSLRNKEVISVLKRIMKSKPHNILKPIWPL; this comes from the coding sequence ATGACCGAAGTTAACGACTCAATGACAACAGAATTTATCCTCACAGGATTTACGGATCGACCAGAGCTGAAGTCCCTcctgtttgtaatattttttgcCATGTATCTGATCACTATGGTGGGGAATCTTggtttggtttcattgatttataTGGAGCGTCGTCTTCACACACCAATGTACATATTTCTGGGCAACCTTGCTCTGATGGATGCCTGCTGTTCTTGTGCCATTACACCCAAGATGTTAGGGAACTTCTTTTCAGAAGACAGGATGATTTCCCTTTATGAATGCAtggcacaattttattttctctgtcttgcTGAAACTACAGATTGCTTTCTTCTGGCAGCTATGGCTTATGACCGGTATGTGGCAATATGCAGCCCATTACAGTACCACACCAGGATGTCAAAGAAACTCTGCATTCAGATGCTCACAGGGGCCTACATAGCTGGAAACTTGCATTCCATGATTCATGTAGGGCTACTATTTAGGTTAACATTCTGTGGTTCTCATCAAATCAATCactttttttgtgatatttttccattatgcAGTCTTTCCTGTGTTGACCCCTTTATCAATGAACTGATGGTACTTATCTTTGTAGGGTCAATTCAAATCTTTACTATTACCATAATTGTAATCACTTATCTTTTCATCCTTTACACTATTTTCAAACTGAAATCCAAACAAGGAAGAGGCAAAGCTTTATCTACTTGTGCATCCcactttctctctgtttcaatATTCTatggttctgttttttttgtgtATGGTCAACCAAGTTCAGTtaaagaagaagataaagataTAGTTGTTGCTATTTTTTATACTCTAGTAGTTCCTTTACTGAACCCTTTTATTTATAGTCTGAGAAATAAGGAAGTAATAAGTGTTttgaaaagaattatgaaaagtaAACCTCATAACATTCTTAAACCAATATGGCCCTTGTAG